A stretch of the Dyella telluris genome encodes the following:
- a CDS encoding response regulator codes for MISVCLVDDQNLVRQGVRSLLDLAEDIRVVAECADGAQAVQDIPRVKPDVVLLDLRMPNMSGLEVLQALSARNELPPTIILTTFDDDQLVLQGLKAGARGYLLKDVSLEQLVEAVRTVAAGGSLVAPMVTQRLLAGVGRMQNQFTSLEQPDPLTERETEILRLLSGGYSNKEIANSLKVAEGTVKNHVSNILSKLGVRDRTRAVLKALELGIV; via the coding sequence ATGATTTCCGTCTGTCTCGTTGACGACCAGAACCTTGTTCGACAGGGCGTCCGTTCACTGCTGGACCTGGCGGAGGACATCCGCGTGGTGGCCGAATGCGCCGACGGCGCCCAGGCCGTGCAGGACATCCCGCGGGTAAAGCCCGACGTGGTGTTGCTGGACCTGCGCATGCCCAACATGAGTGGCCTGGAAGTGTTGCAGGCGCTGTCCGCCCGCAACGAACTGCCGCCCACCATCATCCTCACCACCTTCGACGACGATCAGCTCGTGCTGCAGGGCCTGAAGGCCGGCGCCCGCGGCTACCTGCTGAAGGACGTGTCGCTGGAGCAGCTGGTGGAGGCCGTGCGCACCGTCGCCGCCGGTGGCTCGCTGGTGGCACCCATGGTCACCCAGCGCCTGCTGGCCGGCGTGGGCCGCATGCAGAACCAGTTCACCAGCCTGGAGCAGCCCGATCCTCTGACCGAGCGCGAGACGGAAATCCTGCGCCTGCTGTCCGGTGGCTACAGCAACAAGGAGATCGCCAACTCCCTGAAGGTGGCGGAGGGAACGGTGAAGAACCACGTTTCCAACATCCTCTCCAAGCTGGGGGTGCGCGACCGCACCCGTGCCGTGCTGAAGGCGCTGGAGCTGGGGATCGTCTGA
- a CDS encoding sensor histidine kinase, which translates to MAWSNINHIRLLRYAGLFTYLCIALPLLSGPGGLAEVSAWWSNPNITGWILSYLIFGVTYLLLTRRSAMTRQTGYPSVIQLLGLVVLTGSAVAMGWFSQSGLSAMLMLVIAVVLPWQLPVGAGLAWMLLQNLMLIPIIASYMGWTIVTALLQVVMYLGISALVFFTSMIASLQAEEREVQRRLNSELRATRALLAESTRIAERMRIARDLHDLVGHHLTALSLNLEVASHLVNAQAAEHVQKAQVTAKHLLSDVREVVSELRQDDAIDLTVALRSLTEGVPGLSVHMQTPPRFSVEDPRRAQVLLRCAQEIITNTARHAGARNLWLRFDYVNANLLELYARDDGRGVANFRPGNGMSGMRERLVEFDGSVTVDTALNQGFALTVRLPLGEVPELAHTPSRFEPPALGML; encoded by the coding sequence ATGGCCTGGTCAAACATTAATCACATCCGGCTGCTCCGGTACGCTGGTCTGTTCACGTACCTGTGCATCGCGCTGCCGCTGCTGTCGGGCCCCGGTGGCCTGGCGGAGGTCAGTGCGTGGTGGAGCAACCCGAACATCACGGGCTGGATCCTTTCCTACCTGATCTTCGGCGTGACCTACCTGCTGCTGACCCGGCGGTCGGCCATGACCCGGCAGACCGGCTACCCGTCGGTGATCCAGCTGCTGGGGCTGGTGGTGCTCACCGGCTCGGCGGTGGCCATGGGCTGGTTCAGCCAGAGTGGCCTGTCCGCCATGCTCATGCTGGTGATCGCGGTGGTGCTGCCCTGGCAGCTGCCGGTGGGGGCAGGGCTGGCCTGGATGCTGCTGCAGAACCTGATGCTGATCCCCATCATTGCCAGCTACATGGGCTGGACCATCGTGACGGCGCTGCTGCAGGTGGTCATGTACCTGGGCATCTCGGCGCTGGTGTTCTTCACCTCGATGATCGCCAGCCTGCAGGCCGAGGAGCGCGAGGTGCAGCGCCGGCTCAATTCCGAACTGCGCGCCACCCGCGCCTTGCTGGCCGAATCCACCCGCATCGCCGAGCGCATGCGCATTGCCCGCGACCTGCACGACCTGGTGGGCCATCACCTGACCGCGCTGAGCCTGAACCTGGAAGTGGCCAGCCACCTGGTGAACGCGCAGGCGGCCGAGCATGTGCAGAAGGCCCAGGTCACGGCCAAGCACCTGTTGTCGGACGTGCGCGAGGTGGTGAGCGAACTGCGTCAGGACGACGCCATCGACCTGACCGTGGCTTTGCGCAGCCTCACCGAGGGCGTGCCCGGCCTCAGCGTGCACATGCAGACGCCGCCGCGTTTCAGCGTGGAAGACCCGCGCCGCGCCCAGGTGCTGCTGCGCTGTGCGCAGGAAATCATCACCAATACGGCGCGCCATGCCGGCGCGCGCAACCTGTGGCTGCGCTTTGACTACGTCAACGCCAACCTGCTGGAGCTCTATGCGCGGGACGATGGCCGCGGCGTGGCGAATTTCCGGCCGGGCAACGGCATGTCGGGCATGCGTGAGCGGCTGGTGGAGTTCGATGGCAGCGTCACGGTGGACACCGCATTGAATCAAGGGTTTGCGTTGACCGTCAGGCTGCCGTTGGGCGAAGTCCCGGAGCTGGCGCACACGCCGTCACGGTTCGAGCCTCCCGCGCTGGGCATGCTGTAG
- a CDS encoding GNAT family N-acetyltransferase, with product MALAIRDVREHDLDAVLALNNAAGRTILALDAAQLRYFYEHADYFRVAEIDGHLAGFLIALREGRNYDSPNYLWFAEHYPQFAYIDRIVIANAYRRHGLGRIFYCDVTSFAEVRVPLLTCEVFLEPRDDVVVLFHGTYGFQEVGQQRMGEDGPQVSLLAKDLPSYAFVRETYLDHDGLPDVPWLAERQRPVHPDTPQRRLAGERRP from the coding sequence ATGGCCCTTGCCATCCGCGACGTGCGCGAGCACGACCTGGATGCCGTACTGGCGCTCAACAACGCCGCCGGCCGCACCATCCTCGCCCTTGACGCGGCTCAGCTGCGCTACTTCTACGAACACGCGGATTATTTCCGCGTGGCCGAGATCGATGGCCACCTGGCCGGGTTCCTGATCGCCCTGCGCGAAGGTCGCAACTACGACAGCCCGAACTATCTGTGGTTTGCCGAGCATTACCCGCAGTTCGCCTACATCGATCGCATCGTCATCGCCAACGCCTACCGTCGCCACGGCCTGGGTCGCATCTTCTATTGCGACGTGACCAGCTTTGCCGAGGTGCGCGTGCCGCTGCTGACCTGCGAGGTGTTCCTGGAGCCGCGCGACGACGTGGTGGTGCTGTTCCACGGCACCTATGGCTTCCAGGAAGTGGGCCAGCAACGCATGGGCGAAGACGGTCCGCAGGTGAGCCTGCTCGCCAAGGACCTGCCGAGCTATGCTTTCGTGCGTGAAACCTACCTGGACCACGACGGCCTGCCCGATGTGCCGTGGCTGGCCGAGCGCCAGCGCCCCGTCCATCCCGATACCCCCCAGCGCCGCCTCGCGGGAGAGCGGCGCCCGTGA
- the minC gene encoding septum site-determining protein MinC — translation MDTQDACDLRFGQVGIANVRIKRVDAAALCEELERRVRTAPQLFARAAVVLDLSHLLNLPDDGTVDALLEAVRSAGMLPVGLAYGTSEVDALAQRMGLPLIAKFRAAYEPADGGSIAPPAPAAVAPEPPRRAEPVRHEPEPVPAGPVLGAQHVDGTVRSGQQVYARDRDLVVTGTIANAAEVIADGSIHIYGSLRGRAMAGAQGDEKARIYISNFHAELVAIAGHYRVFEQIPKDLEGQSVRCWLEGEKLLIAKL, via the coding sequence ATGGATACTCAAGACGCCTGTGACCTGCGCTTTGGCCAGGTCGGCATAGCCAATGTGCGCATCAAGCGCGTGGACGCCGCTGCACTCTGCGAAGAGCTGGAACGCCGCGTTCGCACCGCCCCCCAGTTGTTCGCCCGCGCCGCCGTGGTGCTGGACCTTAGCCACCTGCTGAACCTGCCCGATGACGGCACGGTCGACGCCCTGCTGGAAGCCGTGCGCAGCGCCGGCATGCTGCCGGTGGGCCTGGCTTACGGCACCAGCGAAGTCGACGCGCTGGCCCAGCGCATGGGCCTGCCCCTGATCGCCAAGTTCCGCGCCGCCTATGAGCCGGCCGACGGCGGCAGCATCGCCCCGCCGGCGCCTGCCGCCGTGGCGCCGGAACCGCCGCGCCGCGCCGAACCCGTGCGGCACGAACCGGAGCCGGTACCGGCCGGCCCCGTGCTCGGGGCGCAGCATGTCGACGGCACCGTGCGTTCGGGCCAGCAGGTCTACGCGCGCGATCGCGACCTGGTCGTTACCGGCACCATCGCCAACGCCGCAGAAGTGATTGCCGACGGCAGCATCCACATCTACGGCAGCCTGCGCGGCCGTGCGATGGCCGGCGCACAGGGCGATGAGAAAGCACGCATATACATTTCGAACTTCCACGCGGAACTGGTGGCCATTGCCGGCCACTACCGCGTGTTCGAACAAATTCCCAAGGACCTGGAAGGCCAGTCTGTGCGATGCTGGCTCGAAGGTGAAAAACTGCTGATCGCCAAGCTGTGA
- the minD gene encoding septum site-determining protein MinD, with translation MTAEIIVVTSGKGGVGKTTTSASLATGLAMSGKKVAVIDFDVGLRNLDLIMGCERRVVYDFVNVVHGEATLKQALIKDKRYESLYVLAASQTRDKDALTQEGVEKVLEELGKEGFDYVVCDSPAGIEKGAHLAMYFADHAVVVVNPEVSSVRDSDRILGLLSSKTRRAERGDGAIKQHLLLTRYNPARVAVGEMLSVKDVEEILGINVVGVIPESENVLAASNAGVPVILDDNSFAGQAYSDTVARILGEERVMRFLDAPKKGFFQRVFGG, from the coding sequence TTGACTGCTGAGATTATCGTTGTCACCTCGGGCAAGGGCGGCGTGGGCAAGACCACGACCAGCGCCTCGCTTGCCACGGGCCTTGCCATGTCCGGCAAGAAAGTCGCGGTGATCGATTTCGACGTCGGCCTGCGCAACCTCGACCTGATCATGGGCTGCGAGCGTCGCGTGGTGTACGACTTCGTCAACGTCGTGCACGGCGAAGCCACGCTCAAGCAGGCGCTGATCAAGGACAAGCGCTACGAGAGCCTGTACGTGCTGGCCGCCAGCCAGACGCGTGACAAGGACGCCCTCACCCAGGAAGGCGTCGAGAAGGTGCTCGAAGAGCTGGGCAAGGAAGGCTTCGATTACGTCGTCTGCGATTCGCCGGCCGGTATCGAAAAGGGTGCACACCTGGCGATGTACTTCGCCGACCACGCCGTGGTGGTGGTGAACCCGGAAGTGTCTTCCGTGCGCGACTCGGACCGCATCCTGGGCCTGCTTTCCAGCAAGACCCGCCGCGCCGAACGTGGCGACGGCGCCATCAAGCAGCACCTGCTGCTGACCCGTTACAACCCGGCTCGCGTGGCCGTGGGCGAGATGCTGAGCGTGAAGGACGTCGAGGAAATCCTCGGCATCAACGTGGTCGGCGTCATCCCCGAATCCGAGAACGTGCTGGCCGCGTCGAATGCGGGCGTGCCGGTGATCCTGGACGACAACTCCTTCGCCGGTCAGGCCTATAGCGACACGGTGGCCCGCATCCTCGGCGAGGAACGCGTCATGCGCTTCCTCGACGCGCCCAAGAAGGGCTTCTTCCAGCGCGTATTCGGAGGCTGA
- the minE gene encoding cell division topological specificity factor MinE, with amino-acid sequence MGILDFLKRKPEPTAAVAKERLRIIVAQERSTRGAPDYLPLLRNELLEVIKKYVHVDLEAININVERDSGHEILELSVALPEHAEAKSG; translated from the coding sequence ATGGGTATTCTTGATTTCCTGAAGCGCAAGCCGGAACCCACCGCTGCCGTCGCCAAGGAGCGTCTTCGCATCATCGTGGCCCAGGAGCGCTCCACCCGTGGCGCGCCTGACTACCTGCCGTTGCTGCGCAACGAGCTGCTCGAAGTGATCAAGAAATACGTCCACGTCGACCTCGAAGCCATCAACATCAACGTCGAGCGCGACAGCGGACACGAGATCCTCGAGCTTTCGGTAGCACTGCCCGAACACGCCGAAGCCAAGTCCGGCTGA
- a CDS encoding NfeD family protein, which produces MTRTLAIWASALLTIMLAASTTAQDAAGNVPRSNDFVARIDLSGPIGPAAAEYVDDSLRRATRDGATAIVLQLDTPGGLSDSMREIIASILASPRPVIGYVAPSGARAASAGTYILYACPVAAMAPATHVGAATPVSLDGSGSLPSMNPPATPGSTTPPPSSDAESTKVLNDAVASIRSLAQLNGRNADWAAKAVQGAATLTADEAVQLHVADLIAPDVATLLLRLQGRHVHVGGQDLTLHLAGLSVRDYAPNWRTHLLALVTHPTIAYLLLLAGMYGLVLEAFHPGVFVPGVAGAICLLVGLYALQLLPVNYAGLALMLLGIGLVLAEALMPSVGAIGIGGVIAFVIGSIMLFDTGVPGYSVNLGVIAGMALGAVAVLAVLLRLVARSRRTRTFNGDAQMLLATGELTQPTDAHGDGWARISGEQWRVHSETALPAGTRVRVVGREGLLLRVTRA; this is translated from the coding sequence GTGACACGAACGCTCGCGATATGGGCCAGCGCGCTGTTGACGATCATGTTGGCCGCCAGCACGACGGCGCAGGACGCCGCCGGCAACGTGCCGCGCTCCAACGACTTCGTGGCGCGCATCGATCTATCCGGCCCCATCGGCCCGGCCGCGGCGGAATACGTTGACGACAGCCTGCGCCGCGCCACCCGTGACGGCGCAACCGCCATCGTGCTGCAGCTGGATACCCCGGGCGGCCTGTCCGACTCGATGCGAGAGATCATCGCCAGCATCCTGGCCAGTCCGCGGCCGGTGATCGGTTATGTCGCGCCCAGTGGTGCGCGCGCTGCCTCCGCTGGCACGTACATCCTCTATGCCTGCCCGGTGGCGGCGATGGCACCGGCTACGCATGTCGGCGCGGCAACGCCAGTGTCGCTGGACGGCAGCGGTTCGCTGCCGTCGATGAACCCGCCAGCCACACCGGGCAGCACCACGCCGCCGCCCTCTTCCGACGCCGAATCGACCAAGGTGCTCAACGACGCCGTCGCCTCGATCCGCTCGCTGGCGCAGCTCAACGGCCGCAATGCCGACTGGGCGGCCAAGGCCGTGCAGGGCGCAGCCACGCTGACCGCCGACGAAGCCGTGCAGCTGCACGTGGCCGATCTGATCGCACCGGACGTTGCCACCCTGTTGTTGCGGCTTCAGGGACGGCACGTGCATGTCGGTGGGCAGGACCTGACCCTGCACCTCGCCGGCCTTTCCGTGCGCGATTACGCGCCCAACTGGCGCACCCATCTGCTCGCCCTGGTGACCCATCCCACCATCGCTTACCTGCTGCTGCTCGCCGGCATGTACGGCCTGGTGCTGGAAGCCTTCCATCCCGGCGTGTTCGTGCCGGGCGTGGCGGGAGCCATCTGCCTGCTGGTCGGTCTGTATGCGCTGCAATTGCTGCCGGTCAATTACGCAGGCCTTGCGCTGATGCTGCTGGGCATCGGGCTGGTGCTTGCCGAGGCGTTGATGCCCTCGGTAGGCGCCATCGGTATCGGCGGCGTCATCGCCTTCGTCATCGGCTCGATCATGTTGTTCGATACCGGCGTGCCCGGTTATTCGGTGAATCTCGGTGTGATCGCCGGCATGGCACTGGGCGCGGTAGCGGTGCTGGCGGTGCTGCTGCGGCTGGTGGCGCGGTCGCGGCGCACGCGCACCTTCAACGGCGACGCGCAGATGCTGCTCGCCACCGGCGAACTGACCCAGCCCACGGACGCGCACGGCGACGGCTGGGCGCGCATCAGTGGCGAACAATGGCGCGTGCATAGCGAAACCGCCCTGCCGGCGGGAACGCGTGTACGCGTGGTGGGACGCGAAGGCCTGCTGCTGCGGGTCACCCGCGCCTGA
- a CDS encoding slipin family protein — protein MFGFVGVIVIWCIALLFLSIKVLPEYQRGVVLTLGRYTGTKGPGLFVLVPMVQRMIRVDLRVTVMDVPPQDVISRDNVSVRVNAVVYFRVVEPDKAILQVADFFQATSQLAQTRLRSVLGQHELDDILSQRDSINHSLQQILDEATDPWGIKVSNVEIKDVDLNETMVRAIARQAEAERERRAKVIHADGELQAAEKLRDAAALLAQQPQALQLRYMQTAADMASGGKASTVFFPLPLDLVKPLLDRMS, from the coding sequence ATGTTCGGCTTTGTCGGCGTCATCGTGATCTGGTGCATAGCGTTGCTGTTCCTTTCCATCAAGGTACTGCCCGAATACCAGCGTGGCGTGGTGCTGACGCTGGGCCGCTACACGGGCACCAAGGGGCCGGGACTGTTCGTGCTGGTGCCCATGGTGCAGCGGATGATCCGCGTGGACCTGCGCGTGACGGTGATGGATGTGCCGCCGCAGGATGTGATTTCGCGCGACAACGTTTCCGTGCGGGTGAACGCCGTGGTCTATTTCCGCGTGGTGGAACCGGACAAGGCGATCCTGCAGGTGGCCGACTTCTTCCAGGCCACCAGCCAACTGGCGCAGACGCGACTGCGCTCCGTGCTTGGCCAGCACGAGCTGGACGACATCCTCTCGCAGCGCGATTCGATCAACCACAGCCTGCAGCAGATCCTGGACGAGGCCACCGACCCGTGGGGCATCAAGGTCAGCAACGTCGAGATCAAGGACGTGGACCTCAATGAAACCATGGTGCGCGCCATCGCTCGGCAGGCCGAGGCCGAACGCGAACGCCGCGCCAAGGTGATCCATGCCGACGGCGAACTGCAGGCCGCCGAAAAGTTGCGTGACGCTGCCGCGTTGCTGGCACAGCAGCCGCAGGCGCTGCAGCTGCGCTACATGCAGACGGCGGCCGACATGGCCAGCGGCGGCAAGGCATCCACCGTGTTTTTCCCGCTGCCGCTGGATCTGGTGAAGCCCTTGCTGGACAGGATGAGCTGA
- a CDS encoding TIGR03862 family flavoprotein, whose amino-acid sequence MSATPTHVSLAIIGGGPAGLMAAEAAHAAGVSVDVFDAKGSVGRKFLIAGKGGMNLTHGEPKPDFIQRYGKRAREVGEWLASFDADDLRAWARGLGVETFVGTSGRVFPSDLKAAPLLRGWVRRLREDGVRFHVHHRWLGWSDDGALRFATPEGEQHVRADAVVLAMGGGSWPELGSDGQWQEPLAARGVDVAPLVPSNCGFDIGWSEHLATRFAGAPLKPVTIHLRDKDGLEHSRQGECVITADGIEGSLIYAWSAILRDAIATHGSITIELDLAPDRPVERLRSDLAKPRGSRSMSEHLRRQTGLSGVKAALLHEVLDREQFHDAGTLARTIKRLPLRLLRARPIDEAISSGGGVRLEVLDPTLMLDLLPGVFCAGEMLDWEAPTGGYLLTACFASGLRAGQGAADWIKQNPVAADN is encoded by the coding sequence ATGTCCGCCACCCCCACCCACGTCAGCCTCGCCATCATCGGCGGTGGCCCTGCCGGCCTGATGGCGGCTGAAGCCGCGCATGCGGCGGGTGTATCGGTGGATGTGTTCGATGCCAAGGGTTCGGTGGGCCGCAAGTTCCTTATTGCCGGCAAGGGCGGCATGAATCTCACCCACGGCGAACCCAAGCCGGATTTCATCCAGCGCTACGGCAAGCGTGCCCGGGAAGTCGGCGAGTGGCTGGCCAGCTTCGATGCCGACGACCTGCGCGCATGGGCCCGCGGTCTTGGCGTGGAAACCTTCGTGGGCACCTCGGGGCGTGTGTTTCCCAGCGACCTGAAAGCCGCTCCACTGCTGCGCGGCTGGGTACGCCGGCTGCGCGAAGACGGCGTGCGCTTCCACGTGCACCATCGCTGGCTGGGCTGGTCCGACGATGGCGCCCTGCGCTTCGCCACGCCCGAGGGCGAACAACATGTGCGCGCCGATGCCGTGGTGCTGGCCATGGGTGGCGGCAGCTGGCCGGAGCTGGGTTCGGATGGCCAGTGGCAGGAACCGCTCGCCGCACGCGGCGTGGACGTCGCCCCGCTGGTGCCCTCCAACTGCGGCTTCGATATCGGCTGGAGCGAACACCTGGCCACCCGTTTTGCCGGCGCGCCACTCAAGCCGGTGACCATCCACCTGCGCGACAAGGACGGCCTGGAACACTCGCGCCAGGGTGAATGCGTCATCACCGCCGACGGCATCGAAGGCAGCCTGATCTATGCCTGGTCAGCGATCCTGCGCGATGCCATCGCCACGCATGGCAGCATCACCATCGAGCTGGACCTGGCACCGGACCGCCCCGTGGAACGTCTGCGCTCCGATCTGGCCAAGCCCCGCGGCAGCCGTTCAATGAGCGAACACTTGCGGCGGCAGACCGGGCTCAGCGGCGTCAAGGCGGCCCTGCTGCACGAAGTGCTCGACCGCGAGCAGTTCCACGATGCCGGCACACTCGCCCGCACCATCAAGCGCCTGCCGTTGCGCCTGCTGCGCGCGCGCCCCATCGACGAGGCCATCAGCAGCGGTGGCGGCGTGCGGCTGGAAGTGCTGGACCCGACCCTGATGCTCGACTTGCTGCCCGGCGTGTTCTGCGCCGGCGAAATGCTCGACTGGGAAGCGCCCACCGGGGGCTATCTGCTCACCGCCTGCTTCGCCAGCGGGCTTCGCGCCGGCCAGGGCGCGGCCGACTGGATCAAGCAAAACCCGGTTGCGGCCGATAACTGA
- a CDS encoding HDOD domain-containing protein, with product MMGNWWRVFGRERTADLPTARPAAPSAGLAADAVPVQPAIPCDEIAERFFRFILSQPVSAGDNPNKVREQAILQRLRDQCESGRFDVRSLPRMPTVLPQLMRAMKNDQLSGSQLADLIKRDPVLVGEVMRVTGSVTYRTAHPIGSLQHAVVLLGQIGLRHVVTSYVMKPILMASAGTNGQLVGQRLWDHAERCGHAAVYLSKGQCDAFEAYLVALMGYSGLGAVGRMLDRELQLTELPASSPAFIDECVRLAAQLTVQAGQHWELPPPVLEALVEHADHGSAALALPMSRVLHVAQRLAMYQLLSEQGLLDRDSGYGNDPIATFPPQLLARCQQDLRKSFDAA from the coding sequence ATGATGGGGAACTGGTGGCGAGTATTCGGACGTGAACGCACGGCGGATTTACCGACGGCGCGCCCGGCTGCCCCCAGTGCCGGGCTGGCCGCGGACGCCGTGCCGGTTCAACCCGCCATTCCCTGCGACGAGATCGCCGAGCGTTTCTTCCGCTTCATCCTCAGCCAGCCGGTGAGCGCGGGCGACAACCCCAACAAGGTGCGCGAGCAGGCGATCCTGCAGCGCCTGCGGGACCAGTGCGAGAGCGGACGCTTCGACGTGCGTAGCCTGCCCCGCATGCCCACCGTGCTGCCGCAGCTGATGCGTGCCATGAAGAACGACCAGCTCAGCGGCTCGCAACTGGCCGACCTCATCAAGCGCGATCCCGTGCTGGTGGGCGAAGTCATGCGCGTCACCGGCAGCGTGACCTATCGCACCGCCCACCCCATCGGCAGCCTGCAGCACGCCGTGGTACTGCTGGGCCAGATCGGCCTGCGCCACGTGGTGACGTCCTATGTGATGAAACCCATCCTGATGGCCAGTGCCGGCACCAACGGCCAGCTCGTGGGCCAGCGCCTGTGGGATCACGCCGAACGTTGTGGCCATGCCGCGGTGTACCTCAGCAAGGGCCAGTGCGATGCCTTCGAGGCGTACCTGGTGGCCCTGATGGGCTACAGCGGCCTGGGCGCCGTGGGGCGCATGCTGGACCGGGAACTGCAACTCACTGAACTGCCCGCGAGCTCACCCGCCTTCATCGACGAATGCGTGCGGCTGGCCGCGCAACTCACCGTGCAGGCCGGACAGCACTGGGAACTTCCGCCGCCCGTACTGGAGGCGCTGGTTGAACATGCGGACCACGGCAGCGCCGCACTCGCGCTGCCGATGAGCCGCGTGCTGCACGTGGCCCAACGTCTGGCGATGTATCAGCTGCTCTCCGAGCAGGGCCTGCTCGACCGCGATTCCGGCTACGGCAACGACCCCATCGCCACCTTCCCGCCGCAGCTGCTGGCGCGTTGCCAGCAGGATCTGCGCAAGAGTTTCGACGCAGCCTGA
- a CDS encoding LLM class flavin-dependent oxidoreductase: MIPFSVLDLAPVTEGSNTTQAFANTLDLARRAERLGYQRYWLAEHHNMPGIASAATAVLIGHVAGGTSTIRVGAGGIMLPNHAPLQVAEQFGTLESLYPGRIDLGLGRAPGTDQPTARALRRYFDSADAFPQDVAELLAYFEPATPEQAVRAVPGAGIPVPVWLLGSSLFSARLAAAMGLPFAFASHFAPDAMDEALALYRRDFRPSKRLQAPYAMLGINIVAAESDAEAKRLFTTQQQSFINLRRGRPGLIPPPIDDIETYWTPTEKFGVERALACAVVGHADTVKEGVEAFIARHRPDELMVTANVFDHEARCRSFAIAAEVRERIVAGR, from the coding sequence ATGATTCCGTTTTCCGTACTCGATCTGGCGCCCGTTACCGAGGGCAGCAACACCACCCAGGCATTCGCCAACACGCTGGACCTGGCGCGTCGCGCCGAGCGGCTGGGTTACCAGCGCTACTGGCTGGCGGAGCACCACAACATGCCCGGTATCGCCAGCGCCGCCACGGCGGTGCTGATCGGTCACGTGGCAGGTGGTACATCGACCATCCGCGTGGGCGCCGGCGGCATCATGTTGCCGAACCACGCGCCGCTGCAGGTGGCCGAGCAGTTCGGTACGCTGGAATCGCTCTATCCGGGGCGCATCGACCTGGGGCTGGGGCGCGCGCCGGGCACGGACCAACCCACGGCGCGCGCATTGCGTCGCTACTTCGACAGCGCCGACGCGTTCCCGCAGGACGTGGCCGAGCTGCTCGCCTATTTCGAACCGGCCACGCCGGAGCAGGCCGTGCGCGCCGTACCAGGCGCAGGCATACCGGTGCCGGTGTGGTTGCTGGGATCAAGCCTGTTCAGTGCGCGGCTCGCCGCTGCGATGGGCCTGCCGTTTGCGTTTGCCTCGCACTTCGCGCCCGATGCGATGGACGAGGCGCTGGCGCTGTATCGGCGCGATTTCCGGCCGTCCAAACGCCTGCAGGCGCCGTACGCGATGCTGGGCATCAATATCGTCGCGGCGGAAAGCGATGCCGAGGCCAAGCGCCTGTTCACCACGCAGCAGCAGAGCTTCATCAATCTGCGGCGCGGACGGCCGGGCCTGATTCCGCCGCCCATCGACGATATCGAGACTTACTGGACGCCCACCGAGAAATTCGGCGTGGAGCGCGCACTGGCCTGTGCCGTGGTGGGCCATGCCGACACGGTGAAAGAGGGCGTGGAAGCGTTCATCGCACGCCATCGTCCGGATGAACTGATGGTCACCGCCAACGTGTTCGACCACGAGGCGCGCTGCCGTTCGTTCGCCATCGCCGCCGAGGTGCGCGAGCGCATCGTCGCCGGTCGCTGA